In the Quercus lobata isolate SW786 chromosome 5, ValleyOak3.0 Primary Assembly, whole genome shotgun sequence genome, one interval contains:
- the LOC115990211 gene encoding receptor-like protein EIX2 — MKCIQSEREALVSFKAGVNDIPGKLSSWVGEGCCQWNGIECDDESGHVTKLNLRNPPGCHRHFDYIQRDSQYANRSCEACVDVGRAHRRSLLGNVNVSLSGKISPYLGNLSWLTHLDLEGNYNLSTKNLNWVSSLSSLEYLYLGGVKINHTKADWLHAINMLPSLLELTLYSCELEHLPSSLTFLNFTSLQILDLSYNPFNTSIPKWLFNLTSLTQLDLSFSNQGGKILDSFGRLLGSLKYLYLGGNHFSGSIPASISNLSSLEELDLSYNEMNGTIPESFGQLSKLVKLYLLENFWKSVITEAQLKNLTSLEEFALTTNNKSQPLVFNVKYDWRPPFKLKILHLESCHIIGPKFPVWLQVQSKLTYVTLRNVGIEGTILEEWFSTISSQLTYLDLSNNQIEGNLQHQFVFPKLTKLFLQSNFFSGPIPSNISDLMPSLQYLDLSENLLYGKIPLSISKIKHLNILVLRKNNLSGELPYHWNKSQMDLRVVDISYNNICGKIPSSMGFLGNLSILVLSNNNLSGEIPSSLQNCSIVSMDFGGNRLSGDLPSWIESEIFMLRLRSNLFNGTIPQKWCNLHKLRILDLAQNILFGSIPDCLNNFTAMVDHNIVGYEPIENYTEKAYIVTKGREYEYDRTLQLVTCIDLSENRLTGGIPIQITSLTRLGTLNLSMNHLNGSIPKNIGNMRWLETLDLSNNRLFGPIPGSLSSLTSLVHLNLSFNNLIGRIPSGYQLQTLIDATIYKGNPSLCGSPLPTKCPGDETSDGPSITGVDGKQGGDDYERIWFYASIGLGFVVGFWSICGTLLLKKSWRHCYFRFYDDIKDRIALLIALRVVHLKRKFGLEKN; from the exons ATGAAATGCATCCAAAGTGAAAGAGAAGCACTTGTCAGCTTCAAGGCTGGCGTAAATGATATTCCAGGTAAGCTTTCTTCATGGGTCGGTGAAGGTTGCTGCCAATGGAATGGCATAGAGTGCGACGACGAATCAGGTCATGTTACCAAGCTCAACCTTAGAAACCCACCTGGATGCCACAGGCACTTTGATTATATCCAAAGAGATTCACAATATGCGAACCGCTCGTGTGAAGCTTGTGTAGACGTGGGTAGGGCTCATCGGAGGTCATTGCTTG GGAATGTTAATGTATCTCTTTCAGGGAAGATTAGTCCTTATCTCGGCAATCTGTCGTGGCTGACGCATCTTGACCTTGAAGGAAACTACAATTTGTCtaccaaaaatttgaattgGGTCTCAAGTCTCTCTTCTTTAGAGTACCTATATTTGGGGGGAGTGAAGATCAATCATACCAAAGCAGATTGGCTGCATGCAATTAACATGCTTCCTTCCCTTCTGGAGTTAACTTTATATTCATGTGAGCTTGAACACCTTCCATCTTCCCTTACTTTCCTTAATTTCACCTCTCTTCAAATACTTGATTTATCATACAACCCATTTAACACCTCCATACCTAAGTGGCTGTTTAATCTTACAAGCCTCACACAACTTGATTTGAGTTTTAGCAATCAAGGAGGAAAAATCCTTGATTCATTTGGGAGACTACTTGGAAGCCTGAAATACCTTTATCTTGGTGGTAACCATTTTTCTGGTTCAATTCCAGCTTCTATTAGTAATTTGTCATCCTTGGAGGAGTTGGACCTCTCATATAATGAGATGAATGGAACCATTCCAGAAAGTTTTGGGCAACTCTCAAAGCTAGTCAAGTTGTATCTCTTAGAAAACTTTTGGAAAAGTGTCATAACAGAAGCTCAATTGAAGAATCTCACAAGCCTAGAAGAGTTTGCACTAACAACTAATAATAAAAGTCAACCTCTAGTTTTCAATGTGAAATACGACTGGCGTCCTCCTTTCAAGCTCAAAATTCTTCATCTAGAAAGCTGTCACATTATTGGCCCCAAATTTCCTGTATGGCTTCAAGTTCAAAGTAAGCTCACCTATGTCACCCTAAGAAACGTTGGAATTGAAGGCACTATACTTGAGGAATGGTTCTCTACGATATCTTCTCAACTCACCTACTTGGATCTATCCAACAATCAGATAGAAGGGAACTTGCAGCACCAATTCGTATTTCCAAAACTGACTAAGCTATTTCtgcaaagtaattttttttcaggCCCTATCCCATCAAATATTAGTGATCTAATGCCAAGCTTGCAATATTTAGATCTTTCGGAGAACCTCCTCTATGGTAAAATTCCTCTGTccatatcaaaaataaaacatcTTAATATTCTTGTCCTCAGGAAAAATAATCTTTCAGGGGAGCTCCCTTATCATTGGAACAAGTCACAAATGGACTTGCGCGTTGTAGATATTTCATACAACAACATATGTGGAAAAATTCCAAGCTCAATGGGTTTCTTAGGAAACCTTTCTATATTAGTGTTGAGCAACAACAATCTTAGTGGAGAAATTCCTTCTTCCCTACAAAATTGTTCTATTGTGAGCATGGATTTTGGGGGGAATCGTCTCTCAGGGGATCTTCCGTCATGGATAGAATCAGAAATCTTCATGCTACGCCTACGATCAAATCTATTCAATGGAACCATCCCTCAAAAATGGTGCAATCTTCATAAACTTCGCATCCTAGATCTTGCACAAAATATTCTGTTTGGGAGCATTCCAGATTGTTTAAACAATTTTACTGCAATGGTTGATCACAACATTGTTGGGTATGAACCTATTGAGAACTATACAGAGAAAGCATACATAGTGACAAAAGGAAGAGAGTATGAATATGATCGCACTCTCCAACTTGTTACCTGCATTGATCTTTCCGAGAATCGTTTGACTGGAGGAATTCCTATTCAAATAACAAGCCTCACAAGATTGGGTACGCTAAACTTGTCAATGAATCATTTAAATGGAAGCATTCCCAAGAATATAGGAAACATGCGATGGTTGGAAACACTTGATCTCTCAAACAATAGACTTTTTGGACCTATTCCTGGAAGCTTGTCTTCTTTGACTTCCTTAGTACACTTGAACCTATCATTTAACAACTTGATAGGAAGAATCCCATCTGGTTATCAACTCCAAACACTAATTGATGCAACCATATACAAGGGAAACCCTTCGTTGTGTGGGTCTCCTCTTCCAACCAAGTGCCCAGGAGATGAAACATCTGATGGCCCAAGTATTACTGGTGTTGATGGCAAACAAGGTGGAGATGATTATGAAAGGATATGGTTCTATGCTAGCATCGGACTCGGGTTTGTTGTAGGATTTTGGAGTATTTGTGGCACCCTACTATTAAAGAAGTCATGGAGACACTGTTACTTTCGTTTCTATGATGACATCAAAGATAGGATAGCATTGCTAATTGCGTTGAGAGTAGTTCATTTGAAAAGGAAATTTGGGctggaaaaaaattga